The sequence below is a genomic window from Setaria italica strain Yugu1 chromosome IV, Setaria_italica_v2.0, whole genome shotgun sequence.
AGGTGGAGCTGCGCCGTGACTGCCCTTACCTCGACACGGTGAACAGACAGGTACACTTACATTTCAGGCGTCAATTTGGTGTGGCTTGATGCGAATTAGCTTTGATTAACACGCTCCATTTGTTCACAGCTCAAAAGTTACCTGAGATATACGAAGTACTAGTTAATAGTTGTAGCTGTCGAATTGCCAGTTGCTGATATTGTGCTCGAAATGTATATAACCTGTTTCATCTGAAACATAGCTGATTAAAATGTCCTAATGGTTTAAGCTACAATATAGAGCGAATGCCAATACTATGATTGGCATCCTAATAGCTCCTGATATTTAGCTCTGCCCTATGCCTGTTCATCTTGGTAAACTATCTAGTCCGTGTAACATTTTTTAGTTACTTCTCATGGTATTTTACGGCTGAGTACATTTTGTGCTGCTTTGCAGGTCCTTGATTTTGATTTTGAGAAGTTCTGTTCAATCTCCCTGTCGAATTTGAATGTGTACGCGTGCTTGGTCTGTGGAAAGTATTTCCAAGGAAGAGGCTTGAAATCTCATGCATATACTCACAGTCTTGAAGCAGGCCATCATGTGTTCATTAATCTTCAAACCGAGAGGGCTTACTGTCTTCCTGATGGATATGAGATAAATGATCCATCATTAGAAGATATTCGGCATGTTCTCAACCCAAGGTGCTTCTCCATTGCTTCTAACATTGCATTCCAACAGCACTTGATTGCTTGGCAGCCAGTTTCAGGTTGCTAATTGATATACTGTTCTGATAGGTTCACGAGAGAGCAGGTTCTAAATCTTGACAAGAACAAGCAGTGGTCTAGAGCACTTGATGGCTCCAATTATCTGCCTGGAATGGTATGTACCCTAGAATTGTCTTGAGGACCCTTAGATGATCTCCCCGTGGGATGGTTTTACCTGCTGTACTTTGTTTGCTATGCAGTGGGATCTTTTTTATGCATCATTCCTTCACCAATTCTTATCAAATCTTTTTAAGTTCTGgaaaagttgtttgtttgtGTAACCTGAAATAGCAAGCAAATGCAGTTTTAATGATTCATTGCAGTACTAAGCTACTAACTGAAACTTAAATATGCTGTGGACTTGCATACAAACAACTGGACACCTGATTGTTCAtggaacctttttttttcttcagtcGATTTGTCTGATTGTATTATTCTGTTATACGAATTCCACTATGACGTATCTCAAGAATACGCTCTTATCCCACATGGGAATTTGTAGGCATTTGGTAAACTAGGACTTCGGTTATTGATGCTTTTTATCTTATCTAAATAATTACTGCTCTGCAGGTTGGTCTTAACAACATCAAGGAGACTGATTTTGTGAATGTCACAATACAGTCATTAATGAGAGTTACTCCTCTTAGAAATTTCTTTCTAATCCCTGAAAATTATCAGCATAGCAAATCACCATTGGTCCATCGTTTTGGGGAATTGACACGCAAGATTTGGCATGCTAGGAACTTCAAGGGCCAGGTTAGTTTGTTAAATCAGTTTGCAGCATGTTTTGTGCTATCCCTTTACATCAGTGACGGAGCCAGTAGGGGGGCTTGCAGGGGCCATGACCCCTCTCATGATCCTGTTTTCTCTACTAAAACCTTTGAACTTAGAAGAACTTTACTGCATGTTTTAGTATTTAGTCCAAATAATTTTGCTAGCCCCCCTAATCTTGCTATCCAGCTCCATCGCTTTACGTCAACACATATCTCTGAACAAATAACATGACATCTTGTTTTCTGTTCAGGTTAGCCCTCATGAGTTTCTGCAAGCAGTTATGAAAGCGAGTAACAAGCGCTTTCAGATCGGTGTACAGTCAGATCCTGTGGAATTTATGTCATGGCTTTTGAATACACTGCATGCGAAACTAAAAAgctcaaagaagaaaaacagaAGCATAATACATGATTGCTTTCAGGTTAGCTTTTCTGGATATAAACTGCGTAATTCATATCACTTCAGCAACTTATTATGGTCATATTGAAATCACTGTTGTTGCAGGGAGAACTTGAAGTTGTTAAAGAGGTTCACAGGAAGCATATAATGGAAAAAACGGAGGATGGTGATGAGTTGAATGGTGATGCAAGTTCAGTGGTTGGAACAGATGGTATTGTCACCGAAACATCTAAGGTGCCATTCTTGATGCTCGGTCTTGACCtaccacctccacctcttttCAAAGACGCCATGGAGAAAAATATCATCCCACAGGTATGTCTTGCACAAGTACCGATGTATTTTTTTGGTTATAATCTCATGTGGATCTTTACCTTGATGTTTATAGGTGTAGAACTCTAGCATGATAATGTGTGCTACTAAGATTTCTGGGATTGATGATGTGAGAACCAAGTAAATAGTGTTAGTGTGTTACACAGTTACAACTACCTTGAGTATTTAACATGTCAGTGAGGCTTTGCTCCCATGACTGAATTGCTAGGACCATTGTGGGAGGGTGTTTCTCAATTTTCTTACACTTCAAGGCTTACATATAAGATTATCTTTTGATGAGC
It includes:
- the LOC101783637 gene encoding U4/U6.U5 tri-snRNP-associated protein 2; translated protein: MGADEQPSPTRKRDREEEELADGSAAEKRARAEGDSLLGLASYEDDDEEEVARGQANGRGADGDAEEGEDDDDEEDDVRRAPERRPRQVELRRDCPYLDTVNRQVLDFDFEKFCSISLSNLNVYACLVCGKYFQGRGLKSHAYTHSLEAGHHVFINLQTERAYCLPDGYEINDPSLEDIRHVLNPRFTREQVLNLDKNKQWSRALDGSNYLPGMVGLNNIKETDFVNVTIQSLMRVTPLRNFFLIPENYQHSKSPLVHRFGELTRKIWHARNFKGQVSPHEFLQAVMKASNKRFQIGVQSDPVEFMSWLLNTLHAKLKSSKKKNRSIIHDCFQGELEVVKEVHRKHIMEKTEDGDELNGDASSVVGTDGIVTETSKVPFLMLGLDLPPPPLFKDAMEKNIIPQVPLFNILKKFDGETVTEVVRPSIARMRYRVTRLPKYLILHMRRFTKNNFFVEKNPTLVNFPVKNLELKDYIPLPKPKENHKIRSKYDLIANIVHDGKPGEGCYRVFVQRKSEEAWYEMQDLHVTETLPQMVALSEAYMQIYEQHE